A window from Acidobacteriota bacterium encodes these proteins:
- a CDS encoding nitroreductase family deazaflavin-dependent oxidoreductase, whose product MSHKSHPEPDATQKALRALNKVVAPSVRAGLGNPLPVGGGAIILETVGRTSALGRRVPLLAARLGDRLVVSTVRGDSQWVRNIEADPAVTVWLYGKSRPFTAVVKRGAITRVVLTLDRTRDR is encoded by the coding sequence GTGAGCCATAAGAGTCATCCAGAGCCGGACGCGACCCAGAAGGCCCTCCGGGCGCTCAACAAGGTTGTCGCTCCATCGGTGCGTGCCGGTCTGGGGAACCCGCTGCCGGTCGGTGGTGGCGCGATCATTCTCGAAACGGTTGGTCGTACGTCGGCGCTTGGCCGCAGGGTGCCGTTGCTTGCCGCCCGCCTTGGTGATCGACTGGTGGTCAGCACGGTTCGCGGAGACTCGCAGTGGGTTCGCAACATCGAGGCCGATCCCGCGGTGACGGTTTGGCTCTACGGAAAGTCCCGGCCTTTCACCGCTGTTGTCAAGCGCGGTGCCATCACTAGGGTCGTACTGACTCTTGACAGGACGCGTGACCGGTGA
- the mutM gene encoding bifunctional DNA-formamidopyrimidine glycosylase/DNA-(apurinic or apyrimidinic site) lyase, which produces MPELPEVETTRRLIEPVLLGRKIIAVQIGRARVLRRQPIPELFVQRVVGSTVDKVGRLGKFIEIGLSNEMMLVIHLGMSGHLQHHPNESAPMVDHTQMVLTTAAGEQIRFVDPRTFGFVVALDVDERPLIFDTIGRDALNDLPTAKELHAAWGRSRSPMKALLLDQRIIAGIGNIYADEILHRAKVHPLLRGEQLTPRRVGAIHAAISAVLLDGLAWGGTTLNDMAYLLPDGRTGEFTERLAVYGKTNDSCSSCGRRIRQISVRQRSTHFCGWCQRLPRRAG; this is translated from the coding sequence GTGCCTGAACTCCCTGAAGTTGAGACAACCCGGAGGCTGATCGAGCCGGTGCTTCTCGGACGTAAGATCATCGCCGTGCAAATAGGGCGAGCTCGAGTTTTGCGGCGCCAACCGATACCCGAACTGTTTGTACAGCGTGTTGTCGGGAGCACCGTTGACAAGGTTGGGCGGCTAGGCAAGTTTATCGAGATCGGCTTGTCGAACGAGATGATGCTGGTGATTCATCTTGGTATGTCGGGCCACCTTCAGCACCACCCCAATGAGTCGGCACCGATGGTTGACCACACCCAGATGGTGCTGACGACGGCCGCCGGTGAGCAGATCCGATTTGTGGACCCGCGAACCTTTGGGTTTGTTGTTGCTCTAGACGTCGATGAGCGGCCGTTGATTTTCGACACCATCGGCCGCGACGCTTTGAACGATCTTCCCACCGCGAAGGAGCTTCATGCGGCGTGGGGGAGAAGCCGGTCGCCGATGAAGGCGCTCTTGCTTGATCAACGAATCATTGCAGGCATCGGGAATATCTACGCCGACGAGATTCTGCACCGCGCCAAAGTACACCCACTGTTGCGCGGCGAGCAACTGACGCCGCGGCGTGTCGGCGCAATCCACGCCGCGATATCTGCGGTCCTGCTCGACGGTCTCGCCTGGGGAGGCACCACACTGAACGACATGGCGTATCTGCTTCCCGATGGCCGGACCGGTGAGTTTACGGAACGCTTGGCGGTGTACGGTAAGACCAACGACTCGTGCTCGAGCTGCGGCCGTCGCATCCGCCAAATAAGTGTGCGCCAACGCTCCACCCACTTTTGCGGCTGGTGCCAACGGCTGCCACGTAGGGCCGGCTGA
- the smc gene encoding chromosome segregation protein SMC, translating to MVLKTLSLAGFKSFADRTRLDFEPGVNIVVGPNGSGKSNLLDAIAWVMGTQATRVLRTEKMEDVIFAGTTTRPALGRAEVVLTFDNSDGFLPLDVAEVTMTRRLYRDGTSEYLLNGAQCRLLDLSELLSDGGVGRHQHMLVGQGQIGEILNARPEEHRAVIEEAAGITKHRGRRDRSIRRLDQTDVDLERLHDLLDGSKKRLRPLKRQANAAEQHGSVRDDIRALRLWIGGDTLRAITARLAAADTNHGGLRKTIASEASQLETLRGSLDGLRSAASEVGRELEHATSAAARLETVGERLQRITQVSRERRYALESRLKGVDERRRDLDKEIAHLETGLKRTETESVQAQAEADRREVQLQAFEDEERGLAEQVQLPVEGLVANLRGDLRALETAVERDRRESEHVERRRDAVEERLETDIELGRQLVRSIQDTDIEVGKVQAAHEVVRRIRTDAERALDTAQGVYTEARFAVAKAQARVDAVAGALAGVGDPAAREQAVRTAGVTGSLVALLDVPESAARAVDAALGPWSDAYVADAGKFDGVILSLKSEGLGGVSFVADRDVDGSVPARSVAKDLGFTALVDTLGASASRRLAAQLLGDVVLVEGWSAGWNLVQGHPHLRAVTPEGDMMTVSGMQLAEPDGAGPAALEASKVALEVAESAFALATSANDAAKETFDGANVSHRAALQALEAAEARLAGSTEALAMNERTQAEGVAELERLDARQAALVEAATARGERIGEVRDRVAQFEGEELSRQDAWDALNRRREDVARRRDQAREKRQQAAAELAAIAERCSQTETRLAAARTEHLSIDTLPVDPEVIEGLSTVESMARRGVDLVSAHVENLRERQRSLREGVGVADTELTQAHSNERALEQSLTLARDRANTLAVELAELRVRHESVAEGLRRDADASEKEALAAPEPQIGDGESSVELLASREAQLRRMGPINPLAAVEYNELAIEVEHLEAQLGDLEQSKSELRKVIAALDEEMVEMYREAFDEISALYEENFALVFPGGTGRLRMLDPDDPLESGIEIQAQPLGKKVGRLSLLSGGERSLAALAFLFAVFRARPSPFYVLDEVEAALDDPNLRRFLRLVDTMRGTAQLVIITHQPQTMEAADILYGVTMEPGESSRVLSKKLDRTSV from the coding sequence GTGGTTCTCAAGACTCTCTCCCTTGCCGGCTTTAAGTCGTTTGCTGACCGCACGCGTCTTGATTTCGAGCCCGGCGTCAACATTGTGGTTGGTCCGAACGGCTCGGGGAAGTCGAATCTCCTCGACGCAATTGCCTGGGTCATGGGCACCCAGGCGACTCGTGTTCTCCGCACCGAGAAGATGGAAGATGTGATCTTTGCCGGCACGACGACTCGACCCGCGTTAGGTCGCGCCGAGGTCGTTCTGACGTTCGACAACAGCGATGGATTTCTTCCGCTCGACGTTGCCGAGGTCACCATGACAAGGCGTTTGTACCGTGATGGGACTAGCGAGTACCTACTCAACGGGGCGCAATGCAGGCTCCTCGATCTGAGCGAGCTGTTGTCCGACGGTGGTGTCGGCCGCCACCAGCACATGCTTGTCGGGCAGGGCCAGATTGGCGAGATCCTCAACGCCCGCCCCGAGGAGCACAGGGCTGTTATCGAGGAAGCTGCTGGAATAACCAAGCATCGTGGACGTCGGGATCGGTCGATCCGTCGACTCGACCAGACCGACGTTGACCTTGAACGGCTACATGACCTTCTCGACGGCTCGAAAAAGCGCCTGCGCCCACTAAAGCGCCAAGCAAATGCCGCCGAGCAGCACGGGTCCGTTCGCGACGATATTCGTGCGCTCCGGTTGTGGATTGGCGGGGACACCCTGCGCGCTATTACCGCACGTCTCGCCGCGGCGGACACGAATCACGGTGGCCTTCGTAAAACAATTGCGTCCGAGGCTTCCCAGCTTGAAACGCTGCGGGGTAGCCTCGACGGACTACGGTCGGCAGCGAGCGAGGTTGGGCGCGAACTCGAGCATGCCACATCGGCGGCAGCCCGGCTCGAAACCGTCGGTGAACGGCTGCAGCGGATAACCCAAGTCTCACGCGAGCGCCGCTATGCGCTGGAATCGAGGCTGAAAGGTGTCGACGAGCGACGTCGCGATCTTGACAAGGAAATCGCCCACCTTGAGACCGGCCTCAAACGCACGGAAACCGAATCAGTGCAAGCGCAGGCCGAAGCCGATCGCCGCGAGGTCCAGTTGCAAGCGTTCGAGGATGAAGAGCGTGGACTCGCCGAACAGGTACAGCTCCCAGTGGAGGGCCTGGTGGCAAACTTGCGTGGTGACCTACGCGCCTTAGAGACCGCGGTCGAGCGTGATCGTCGTGAATCAGAGCACGTTGAACGTCGTCGCGACGCTGTTGAGGAACGCCTTGAGACAGATATTGAGTTGGGGCGGCAGCTTGTTCGGTCGATCCAAGACACCGATATTGAAGTCGGCAAGGTACAGGCGGCTCACGAGGTCGTTCGACGCATACGGACCGACGCTGAACGCGCTCTCGACACGGCACAAGGTGTGTACACCGAAGCTCGGTTCGCGGTGGCCAAGGCGCAGGCGCGGGTCGATGCTGTAGCCGGCGCTCTTGCCGGTGTCGGCGATCCCGCGGCACGCGAACAAGCGGTGCGCACGGCCGGTGTCACCGGCTCGCTCGTCGCACTACTCGATGTCCCTGAATCTGCGGCCCGTGCTGTCGACGCCGCTTTGGGACCGTGGAGCGACGCCTATGTGGCCGACGCCGGCAAGTTTGATGGCGTCATCCTGTCTTTGAAATCAGAAGGATTGGGAGGCGTGTCTTTTGTTGCGGATCGAGACGTCGACGGTTCCGTGCCCGCCCGATCGGTTGCGAAGGACCTTGGGTTTACCGCTCTCGTAGACACTCTCGGCGCTTCTGCCAGTCGTAGGCTCGCGGCCCAACTTCTTGGTGACGTGGTACTTGTCGAGGGTTGGTCTGCCGGTTGGAATCTCGTGCAGGGGCATCCACACTTGCGCGCCGTCACACCCGAAGGGGACATGATGACTGTGTCAGGCATGCAACTTGCCGAACCGGATGGCGCCGGGCCGGCTGCACTCGAGGCTTCCAAGGTTGCGCTCGAGGTCGCTGAGAGTGCGTTTGCGTTGGCAACTTCGGCCAATGACGCAGCCAAGGAAACATTCGATGGTGCCAACGTATCTCACCGCGCAGCCTTGCAGGCGCTAGAGGCGGCGGAGGCTCGGCTCGCCGGTTCGACCGAGGCGCTCGCCATGAACGAACGAACACAGGCCGAGGGTGTCGCCGAACTTGAGCGGCTAGACGCGCGCCAGGCGGCCCTGGTCGAGGCCGCGACCGCCCGCGGCGAGCGGATCGGCGAAGTGCGCGACCGGGTTGCACAATTCGAAGGCGAGGAGCTGTCCCGCCAGGATGCATGGGATGCTCTCAACCGGCGCCGTGAAGATGTTGCCCGCCGCCGCGACCAAGCTCGCGAGAAGCGCCAGCAAGCTGCGGCGGAACTCGCCGCGATTGCTGAGCGGTGCAGCCAAACCGAGACACGGCTCGCCGCCGCCCGCACCGAACACCTATCGATAGACACTCTGCCGGTCGATCCCGAGGTCATCGAGGGGCTTTCAACCGTGGAGTCGATGGCACGTCGCGGCGTCGATCTCGTTAGTGCCCATGTTGAGAATCTTCGCGAGCGTCAGCGCTCCTTGCGCGAAGGTGTCGGTGTTGCAGATACTGAGCTCACCCAGGCACACTCCAACGAACGCGCCCTTGAACAATCTTTGACGTTGGCGAGAGACCGGGCAAACACACTTGCTGTCGAGCTCGCGGAGCTACGGGTGCGTCACGAGTCTGTTGCTGAAGGCCTGCGCCGCGACGCAGATGCGTCTGAAAAAGAGGCGTTGGCGGCGCCCGAGCCTCAGATCGGTGATGGGGAATCCTCGGTTGAGTTGCTTGCTTCACGTGAGGCACAACTGCGCAGGATGGGCCCTATCAACCCTCTCGCTGCTGTGGAATACAACGAGCTTGCCATCGAAGTCGAACATCTTGAAGCGCAACTTGGCGACCTTGAACAGTCCAAGAGCGAGCTTCGCAAGGTGATTGCGGCGTTGGATGAAGAGATGGTCGAAATGTACCGCGAAGCATTCGATGAGATCTCGGCGTTGTACGAGGAGAACTTTGCGCTTGTGTTCCCCGGCGGAACGGGCCGTCTTCGGATGCTCGACCCCGATGACCCTCTTGAGTCCGGTATCGAGATTCAGGCCCAACCACTGGGGAAAAAGGTAGGCCGGTTGAGTCTGCTGTCGGGTGGCGAGCGCTCGCTGGCCGCCCTTGCGTTCCTGTTCGCAGTGTTCCGCGCACGCCCGAGTCCGTTCTACGTCCTTGATGAGGTGGAGGCTGCGCTCGACGACCCCAACCTGAGGCGGTTTCTCAGATTGGTCGATACGATGCGGGGGACGGCTCAGCTGGTCATCATCACCCACCAGCCGCAGACGATGGAGGCCGCCGACATCCTCTACGGTGTGACCATGGAGCCGGGCGAATCTTCTCGTGTGCTCTCCAAGAAGCTTGACCGCACGTCGGTCTAA
- a CDS encoding cytidine deaminase, with the protein MSPADADKLLQLSRDVAHRAYAPYSKFHVGAVVVDEDGNTFVGVNVENAAYGSGQCAEASAVSGAVSAGAGKLVAIAVSSPNAAPCWPCGNCRQILREFEVETVIVEASDRAALPVPLAELLPNSFGPDDIAGASV; encoded by the coding sequence ATGTCACCCGCTGATGCAGACAAATTGCTACAGCTATCGCGAGATGTCGCGCACAGAGCGTACGCCCCATACTCCAAGTTTCACGTTGGCGCGGTTGTGGTAGACGAGGATGGAAATACCTTTGTTGGAGTAAACGTCGAGAACGCTGCCTACGGGTCGGGGCAGTGCGCGGAAGCTTCGGCGGTTAGTGGCGCGGTTAGCGCCGGTGCCGGCAAACTCGTCGCAATCGCGGTCAGTTCACCAAACGCTGCACCATGCTGGCCGTGTGGGAACTGCCGACAAATTCTGCGCGAGTTCGAAGTCGAGACCGTCATCGTTGAGGCGTCGGACCGGGCCGCCCTCCCGGTGCCACTGGCGGAGTTACTGCCGAACAGCTTTGGCCCCGACGATATTGCCGGGGCGAGTGTCTAG
- a CDS encoding DUF3052 domain-containing protein, with protein sequence MAAGYSGTPLAKKLGIKDDHAVGLSNAPVDFVDTLGQLPPGAHIVDGRTSVWDVSVSFCLTEDDLRVALARAMAKMPSAGGAWIGWPKKASGMATELNFDVVRHSGLTLGLVDNKICAIDDTWSGLRFVVRKENRPSWPR encoded by the coding sequence GTGGCCGCCGGGTACTCAGGTACTCCGCTCGCCAAGAAGCTCGGCATCAAGGATGACCACGCAGTCGGCCTGAGCAACGCTCCAGTTGACTTCGTCGACACACTCGGTCAGCTCCCACCCGGTGCTCACATCGTTGATGGGCGGACATCCGTGTGGGATGTTTCGGTATCGTTCTGTCTCACCGAAGATGATCTACGAGTCGCGCTGGCACGCGCAATGGCGAAAATGCCATCCGCCGGTGGTGCCTGGATTGGGTGGCCCAAGAAGGCATCAGGCATGGCGACCGAGCTGAACTTCGATGTTGTACGACACAGCGGTCTCACACTCGGACTCGTCGACAACAAGATCTGCGCGATCGACGACACCTGGTCAGGTCTGCGGTTCGTTGTCCGCAAAGAAAACCGACCGAGCTGGCCGCGCTAG
- a CDS encoding thymidine phosphorylase, with translation MVELIAHKRDGKELSDEALGWIIASYVDDAIPDYQMSALLMAIFLIGMTGAELAAWTNAMLHSGDVLDCSSISGKKIDKHSTGGVGDKVTIPLAPMVAACGVPIPMISGRGLGHTGGTRDKLEAIAGLRTAFDPEIFMDLLRRNNAVIGGQSNTLVPADRLIYALRSGSGTVSSMPLIASSIMSKKLAEDLDGLVLDVKVGSGAFMKTVEDAKLLAETMVGIGAAHDTEVVAYLTNMDQPLGIEVGNASEVRESIDVLHGGGPTDLVTLTYLLGQEMLVLGGKAESHDEAKALLEAAVDSGAAFEKFRQIVTAQGGDIAMVDHPDRLPVAEYAYVIKASNDGWVARCDAFDVGTASVRLGGGRATKDAEIDMGVGITVHAKIGDQVNVGDPLATVRYADEERLDAALEVLKGAWTVGAVKVDRPPVILSEVR, from the coding sequence ATGGTGGAGCTCATTGCGCATAAACGTGACGGGAAAGAACTTTCCGATGAGGCGCTTGGGTGGATCATCGCATCGTACGTTGATGACGCTATCCCCGACTATCAAATGTCGGCACTGTTGATGGCCATATTTCTCATTGGCATGACAGGAGCGGAACTTGCCGCGTGGACCAACGCGATGCTCCACTCGGGCGACGTCCTCGACTGTTCGTCGATTTCCGGCAAGAAAATCGACAAACACTCGACCGGAGGGGTCGGCGACAAAGTCACGATCCCGCTCGCCCCCATGGTGGCGGCATGCGGAGTTCCGATCCCAATGATATCCGGGCGCGGCCTCGGCCACACCGGTGGGACTCGCGACAAACTCGAAGCCATTGCGGGGTTGCGGACTGCGTTCGACCCCGAAATTTTCATGGACTTGCTGCGCCGCAACAACGCCGTCATAGGTGGCCAATCGAACACGCTCGTTCCTGCCGATCGGTTGATCTATGCATTGCGCAGCGGCAGCGGGACCGTGTCCTCCATGCCGCTGATCGCGTCGTCGATCATGTCGAAGAAGCTCGCTGAAGATCTCGACGGCCTGGTACTCGATGTGAAGGTCGGGAGCGGAGCATTTATGAAAACAGTCGAAGACGCCAAGCTGCTTGCTGAGACGATGGTGGGCATCGGCGCGGCGCACGACACCGAGGTTGTTGCGTACCTCACCAACATGGACCAGCCCCTCGGGATCGAAGTTGGTAATGCGTCAGAAGTGCGCGAGTCGATCGACGTGTTGCATGGCGGCGGACCCACCGATCTCGTCACGTTGACATACCTCCTCGGCCAGGAAATGCTCGTTTTGGGTGGCAAAGCCGAATCGCATGACGAGGCGAAAGCACTCCTTGAAGCTGCGGTCGACTCAGGCGCTGCGTTCGAGAAGTTTCGCCAGATCGTCACCGCCCAAGGAGGCGATATTGCAATGGTCGACCACCCAGACCGACTACCTGTTGCCGAATATGCCTACGTGATCAAAGCATCCAACGACGGATGGGTTGCGCGCTGCGATGCATTTGACGTGGGTACGGCCTCGGTTCGACTCGGCGGGGGCCGCGCTACCAAGGATGCAGAGATCGACATGGGTGTCGGGATAACCGTGCACGCGAAGATCGGCGATCAGGTGAACGTCGGCGATCCGTTAGCAACCGTCAGGTATGCGGACGAGGAAAGGCTCGACGCCGCGCTGGAGGTGCTCAAAGGCGCCTGGACAGTTGGAGCGGTCAAGGTAGACCGTCCTCCGGTCATTCTCAGCGAGGTCCGTTGA
- a CDS encoding electron transfer flavoprotein subunit beta/FixA family protein: protein MKIAVCVKQIPDPATPYELDAETHFVVRPEDQIMDETDTYGVEVALQLAEATGGTVTLFSMGPTGTQQGIRRALATGADKAVIIDDDTLKGSDALTTAKILAAAIRREGYDLVVAGTESTDGYTGVVPQQIAELLGIPALTFAKKVESIDEGHVRIERQTSAGFDVVEAPIPALISVTAGVVEPRYPNFKGIMAAKKKPVETLSAADLGVSPSPQQVIRSIEPVAARQAGEIVADDGTGHERIIALLEEVKVI, encoded by the coding sequence ATGAAAATCGCCGTCTGCGTCAAGCAGATTCCAGACCCTGCAACACCGTACGAACTTGATGCCGAGACGCATTTTGTGGTGCGCCCAGAAGACCAGATCATGGACGAGACCGACACATACGGCGTCGAGGTCGCTCTCCAGCTAGCCGAGGCCACTGGAGGCACGGTGACGTTGTTCTCAATGGGGCCAACCGGCACACAACAAGGAATTCGCCGAGCTCTTGCTACCGGCGCAGACAAGGCTGTCATCATCGACGACGACACGCTCAAGGGCTCGGACGCTTTAACCACCGCCAAGATCCTTGCTGCGGCGATTCGCCGCGAAGGTTACGACCTTGTGGTGGCCGGGACAGAGTCAACTGACGGATACACCGGTGTCGTTCCACAACAGATTGCCGAACTCCTTGGCATCCCGGCTCTGACGTTTGCCAAGAAAGTCGAGTCGATCGACGAAGGCCATGTGCGTATCGAACGCCAAACCAGCGCTGGTTTCGACGTCGTCGAAGCGCCGATACCGGCCCTCATTTCGGTGACAGCGGGTGTGGTCGAGCCCCGCTACCCGAACTTCAAAGGCATCATGGCCGCCAAGAAAAAGCCTGTCGAGACCTTGAGTGCGGCAGACCTCGGTGTTTCACCATCGCCTCAACAAGTCATTCGCAGCATCGAACCGGTGGCTGCGAGACAGGCTGGCGAGATCGTTGCTGACGACGGTACTGGGCACGAGAGAATCATTGCCCTGCTCGAAGAAGTGAAGGTGATCTAG
- the rnc gene encoding ribonuclease III — MTPIDGTARSAFEDAVGYRFENKDLLERALTHRSYIAENQGRDSYERLEFLGDAVLQLAVTHDLYAEYPELAEGHMAKIRAVVVSEVSLAVVARTWRLPDVLVLGKGEEQTGGRGKNSILSDVVESVLGAIYIEAGFERASELVRLHWTVLIAERASAPGMRDYKTRLQEALAQDGKLPRYEVTESGPEHRKDFVAQVFVDDALLGSGKGSSKKRAEQAAAQVAATTLSAG; from the coding sequence ATGACGCCGATCGACGGAACTGCACGGAGTGCGTTCGAAGACGCAGTGGGGTATCGGTTCGAAAACAAGGACTTGCTTGAGAGGGCGTTGACGCACCGGTCCTACATCGCTGAAAATCAAGGAAGGGATTCGTACGAGCGCTTGGAATTTCTCGGTGACGCCGTTCTGCAGCTCGCGGTCACGCACGACCTCTACGCAGAGTATCCCGAGTTGGCCGAGGGTCATATGGCAAAGATTCGGGCGGTGGTCGTGAGTGAAGTGAGTCTCGCCGTGGTGGCGCGAACGTGGCGTTTACCCGACGTGCTGGTCCTTGGCAAAGGCGAAGAACAAACCGGAGGCAGGGGCAAGAACTCGATCTTGTCGGACGTCGTGGAGTCCGTCCTGGGCGCGATCTACATAGAGGCCGGCTTCGAGCGAGCATCCGAGCTTGTTCGTCTTCACTGGACGGTGTTGATAGCCGAGCGGGCTTCGGCTCCCGGCATGCGGGACTACAAAACTCGTCTCCAGGAGGCGCTTGCCCAGGATGGAAAACTCCCACGGTACGAGGTCACGGAGTCAGGTCCAGAGCACCGGAAGGACTTTGTGGCGCAGGTGTTTGTTGATGATGCCCTCTTGGGCAGTGGCAAGGGCTCATCGAAGAAGCGTGCCGAACAGGCAGCGGCTCAGGTTGCCGCGACGACGCTGTCCGCCGGCTGA
- the ftsY gene encoding signal recognition particle-docking protein FtsY, whose amino-acid sequence MDKSVLIVIAITAVVVATGLYLRSKGRSKTASPARRTAQQASTTVGGVGLRDKLSKTRSVIARQLGEIIGRGTLDDDFWSDLEDTLVAADVGVSVAAAAVDAVKSTSPDTGEAARTALIAHLTGIFANRERGLNLGRKLSVILVVGVNGSGKTTTIAKIASQLGDQGKTVVLGAADTFRAAAAEQLKTWADRLGIEIATGADGVDPASVAFSAVRLGQSSGADVVIVDTAGRLQTKSNLMDELAKVKRVISREAGDIDEVLLVIDGTTGQNALEQARAFNEVAAVTGIVVTKLDGTSRGGVAIAVEQELDIPIKFIGVGEQVDDLVAFSPEDFVDALIGA is encoded by the coding sequence GTGGACAAATCCGTTCTCATTGTCATCGCGATAACGGCAGTCGTTGTCGCGACCGGTCTGTACCTGCGATCAAAGGGCAGATCGAAGACCGCCTCCCCAGCTAGGAGAACCGCTCAGCAAGCGTCAACAACCGTGGGCGGCGTCGGGCTACGCGACAAGCTCTCAAAGACACGCTCGGTGATTGCGAGACAACTCGGCGAGATCATAGGCCGAGGTACGCTCGACGATGATTTCTGGTCGGATCTCGAGGACACGCTCGTAGCTGCGGATGTGGGAGTCAGCGTGGCGGCGGCAGCGGTCGACGCGGTGAAATCCACTAGCCCGGACACGGGCGAAGCGGCACGCACCGCGCTCATTGCACATCTCACCGGCATTTTCGCCAACCGCGAACGCGGCCTCAACCTTGGTCGCAAGCTGTCGGTGATACTTGTTGTCGGGGTGAACGGCTCGGGGAAGACGACGACCATCGCCAAGATTGCGTCGCAGCTCGGCGATCAAGGAAAGACGGTTGTACTTGGTGCCGCCGACACGTTTCGCGCGGCGGCGGCCGAACAGCTAAAAACTTGGGCCGACCGGCTCGGAATCGAGATAGCTACCGGAGCTGACGGTGTCGACCCCGCATCTGTGGCTTTCTCTGCCGTTCGTCTCGGTCAGTCGTCTGGAGCGGATGTAGTGATCGTCGATACTGCAGGTCGCCTCCAAACCAAGTCGAACCTGATGGACGAGCTCGCAAAGGTCAAACGCGTGATCTCACGCGAGGCCGGCGATATCGACGAGGTGCTTCTCGTCATAGACGGCACCACCGGGCAGAACGCCCTTGAGCAGGCGAGGGCGTTCAACGAGGTTGCAGCCGTTACCGGCATTGTGGTCACCAAGCTTGATGGCACCTCGCGCGGCGGCGTCGCCATAGCTGTCGAACAGGAGCTCGACATACCGATCAAGTTCATTGGTGTTGGCGAACAGGTCGACGACCTCGTAGCCTTTTCCCCCGAAGACTTTGTGGATGCACTGATCGGAGCTTGA
- a CDS encoding MGMT family protein, with product MDRELAFEDSAIAVILATRPGDLMTYGEVASEAGYPGAARAVGSLLRKVPDLPWWRIISSTGRLLPRLRQEQAELLRTEGHRIHNGRVAPDAD from the coding sequence GTGGATCGTGAACTAGCCTTCGAAGATTCGGCGATCGCAGTAATCCTGGCGACGCGCCCCGGTGACCTCATGACCTACGGGGAGGTCGCATCCGAAGCCGGGTACCCCGGTGCCGCCAGAGCCGTCGGTAGTTTGCTGCGGAAAGTCCCGGACCTTCCATGGTGGCGGATCATCTCGTCCACCGGACGCCTGCTGCCCCGGCTGCGCCAGGAACAAGCCGAATTGCTAAGGACCGAAGGGCATCGAATCCACAACGGCCGAGTTGCCCCTGATGCTGACTAG
- a CDS encoding purine-nucleoside phosphorylase: protein MTHSALQQAAAAIAYRTHRQSHEAAIVLGSGLSSFGATLEDAITIPFAEIPGFPVPQVSGHGGELVSALVGEEAILVLSGRVHTYEGWDPSDVVFGVRAAAMAGARTVLLTNAAGGCGDGMDPGDLVAIRDHINFTGRNPLVGPNDDRLGPRFPDMSNVYDPTLRDTIRSAMESQGVTYKEGVYGWFLGPSYETPAEVQMAKLLGADLVGMSTAPEAIALVHMGVRVGAISLVTNLAAGISQRPLSHEEVTETADKARETFTAVLTNLLPDLVGL from the coding sequence ATGACACACAGCGCTTTACAACAAGCGGCCGCGGCAATTGCATACCGCACGCACCGACAGTCACACGAAGCAGCCATCGTCCTCGGCTCCGGTCTTAGCTCATTCGGCGCCACCCTCGAGGATGCGATCACGATTCCATTCGCCGAGATTCCAGGATTCCCGGTCCCCCAGGTGTCAGGACACGGCGGGGAGCTGGTCTCTGCTCTCGTCGGCGAGGAGGCGATTCTCGTTTTATCGGGCAGAGTCCACACGTACGAGGGATGGGACCCGTCTGACGTGGTGTTCGGCGTCCGCGCAGCAGCGATGGCCGGGGCGCGCACTGTGTTGCTGACCAATGCCGCAGGCGGGTGTGGCGACGGCATGGACCCGGGTGACCTCGTCGCGATCAGGGACCACATTAATTTCACGGGTCGCAATCCACTTGTCGGCCCGAACGACGACCGACTCGGTCCACGCTTTCCCGATATGAGCAACGTGTACGACCCTACGCTCCGCGACACCATCAGATCCGCAATGGAGTCCCAGGGTGTCACCTACAAGGAGGGGGTGTATGGATGGTTCCTCGGACCGAGCTATGAGACTCCCGCAGAAGTGCAGATGGCGAAACTCCTGGGAGCAGACCTTGTCGGCATGTCCACCGCTCCCGAGGCCATTGCGCTGGTCCACATGGGTGTTCGAGTAGGCGCTATCTCGCTCGTCACCAACCTCGCCGCCGGCATCTCGCAGAGACCCTTGAGCCACGAGGAAGTCACGGAGACCGCAGACAAAGCCAGAGAAACCTTTACAGCAGTGCTGACAAACCTCCTTCCCGATCTTGTCGGTCTGTAG